From a single Lolium rigidum isolate FL_2022 chromosome 7, APGP_CSIRO_Lrig_0.1, whole genome shotgun sequence genomic region:
- the LOC124676540 gene encoding 18.8 kDa class V heat shock protein-like has translation MDYPIEQVQQHPRFRAVHPWQWWQWQLSLLASSSSPPAPATRPPNHVSWDETAAAHLYSADLPGVRKEEIRVEVEDGRYLVIRTEMDAGDADVDGRRSSFARKFRLPGMVDADGISAEYAHGVLTVTVPRMHTRARPVVNLLGPGPACDSVARAA, from the exons ATGGATTACCCGATTGAGCAGGTGCAGCAGCATCCAAGATTCCGGGCGGTCCATCCATGGCAGTGGTGGCAGTGGCAGCTCTCCCTCCTAGCCTCTTCCTCCTCACCTCCGGCTCCGGCGACGCGGCCGCCCAACCACGTCAGCTGGGACGAGACCGCCGCCGCGCACCTCTACTCCGCCGACCTCCCAG GCGTGAGGAAGGAAGAGATCAGGGTGGAGGTCGAGGACGGGAGGTACCTCGTCATCCGCACCGAGATGGACGCCGGGGACGCGGATGTCGATGGCCGCCGGAGCAGTTTCGCGAGGAAGTTCCGGCTGCCGGGGATGGTGGACGCCGACGGCATCTCGGCCGAGTATGCCCACGGCGTGCTGACAGTGACGGTGCCCAGGATGCACACCCGGGCCCGGCCCGTGGTCAACCTCCTCGGGCCTGGTCCGGCCTGCGATTCCGTAGCTCGGGCAGCCTGA